GGTGGAGCATTACCTGCCTGCGCGGAAGGGCAGTGCGCATGCGCTGCGGATCCTGCGGGATATTTTGACCATCCGGCCGGTGAGCCGAAAGACGAATCTGGCCCCGGCGCTGGATACGGCTCTGGAGCGTGTAGCGCACCGGGCGCTGGTGGTGCTGGTCTCGGACTTCCTGACGCCGGATACGGTGTGGGAGGGGAATCTGCGGGCGGTGGCGGCGAAGCATGATGTGGTGGCTGCGCAGGTGACGGACCCGCGTGAATGGGAACTGCCGAAGGCGGGGCGGATCTGCCTGGAGGACCCGGAAAGCGGGGAGCAGTTCATCGTGAACACGTCCCACCCGGCGGTGAGGCAGCAGTATGCCAGGGCGATCAGTGAGCGGCAGGATGCGCTGACGAGGATGCTGCGGAAAAACGGGGTGGAGCGCATCGATGTGCGCCTGGATGAGGATTATGCCCCGGCGATGAAGGCTTACTTCCGGTCACGGAGAAGGAGGAAAAGGTGATGATGAACTTTTGGTTAGCCCAGGCTCCGGCGGCCCCGCCGTTGCAGCCCTTGCCGCACCCGGAATTACCGGAGGTGTTTCTGCCGCCAGCACCGCTGCCGGTGTGGATTTTCATTGTGGGGGCGCTTTTTTTGGTGGCGCTGCTGGCTCTGGTGCTGTGGCTGCTGCTACGGCCGAAGCCGCCGATGGCGGTGGAGCCAAAGAGGCCGTGGCAGCAGGCGATGAATGCGCTGAAGGAGCTGGCGACCCGCGCCCGTGGACTGCCGCCGGGGGCGGTGAGTGCGGAGGTGTCTGAGATCCTGCGCGGGTATTTTCTGGAGCGGTACAAGATCCCGGCACCTTTCCGGACAACGCATGAAATTTTCCAGGGGGGCGGCATTCCGGCCACCTCCCAGCGCCTGCACCGGTATGCGCCGCTGGCGGAGCTGTGGGACCAGCTTTCCTTTGCGCCGGTACCGGCATCTGCGGATGAATCCATGGAACTGGTGGCGAAGGCGATGACGCATCTGGAGGAGGACCGGCCATGAACATTCCCTTTTTAAGAGACATCATTCTGGAGCGGCCGGAGTGGCTACTGGCGCTGCTGGCGCTGCCGCTGATGATGTGGTGGCGCGGGCGCATTGGCAAATCGCCAGCGGTCGCTTTTCCGACGGCGTTTATCCTGCGGGATCTGGGTTTCAAGGCGAAGTCCACGCATGGCGGGCTGACCTTTGGCCTGATCCTAGTGAGCCTGGCAGCGGCGATTGTGGCCCTGGCACGTCCGCAGAAGGTGATCTCTCATGACGAGGACAATACGGAGGGCATCGCCATCTGCCTGACGGTGGATGTGTCCCTTTCGATGCTGATCGAGGACTTTTACATTGGCGGCTCGCCCGTGAACCGGCTTACGGCGGCAAAGCGGGTGATGCGAGATTTCATCCGTGGCCGGACGAGTGACCGGGTGGGCATCGTGGCCTTTGCGGGGGCACCGTATCAGCCGTGTCCGCTGACCTTGCAGCGGGATTGGTTGGAGTCTAATCTGGACCGGGTGCAGACCGGGGTGATGGAGGACGGTACGGCCATCGGCTCTGGGCTGGCGATGGCAGCGCGGCGGCTGGACAAGGAAAAGGTACCCAGCAAGGTGATCATCCTGCTGACGGACGGGGCGAACAACAGTGGCAAGCTGAGTCCGCTGGATGCGGCGAAGCTGGCGGCTACGCTGGGGCAGAGGATCTATACGATTGCCATTGGCACGCCAGGGGTGCACATGATCCCGCTGCCGAGCGGTCGCATCATTACCAGCGGCAGGCAGGAGTTCGATGAAGGGACGCTGCAAGAGGTGGCGCGGATCGGCAGTGGCAGCTTTTACATGGCGCAGGATTTGACGGCGCTGGAGGAGATCTTCAGCACGATCGACAACCTGGAGAGGACGGAGATCAAACGCCGCAGCATTGTGGAGACGGAGGAGCTGTTTTTCGTTCCTGCGGCACTGGCGGCTGCTCTGCTAGGGCTGGCGCTGCTGCTGCGTCTCACGTTTTTGAATGCCGCCCCGGTGGCGGTGGCTACCTGAAATGACCCGCATGACTTTTGCCAATCCAGATTTGCTCTACTTTCTGCTAGTCCTGCCCGTGCTGGCGGGGCTGCGGCTGTGGTCTGCCATGAGCGCGGGCCAGATCGTGGAAAAGATGACGGCTCCGCGCCTGCGCCATGATCTGGTGGTGGGGGTTTCCTCCTGGCGTGCGGGGCTGATCTTTGGCCTGCAACTGGCGGCGCTGGGCTTTTTTATTCTGGCCATCGCGCAGCCGCGCTGGGGGGAGGACAAGGTCATCCAGGTGGAGTCCGGTAGGAATGTGATCCTGGCCCTGGATACATCCCGGTCCATGCTGGCCAATGATGTGGCACCGGATCGGATGACGCGGGCGCGGCTGGCGGCGCAGGATGTGCTGGCCTCGCTAAAAACGGACCGTGTGGGCCTCATCGCCTTTGCGGGAAATGCGTATTTGCAGGCACCGCTGACGACGGATCATGAGGCGGTGGTGGAGGCGATCCAGTCGCTGGATTTCACCTCGGTCCCGCGTGGGGGCAGTGACCTGGGGAAGGCGCTGAAGCTGGCGATGGACACGTTTGAAAAGAACCCGGCGCGTAACCATGGGCTGATCCTTTTCAGCGATGGCGGGGAGCCGAATGAGCAGGTGCGGGAGTATGCCCTGCAGGCGGCGAAGAAAAACATCCTGGTGCTGACCGTTGGCGTGGGCACGGAGGCGGGGTCTTTGATTCCAGATCCGGATCCGGACCGTGTGGGGGATTATGTGCGTGACCGGAGCGGGAATGTGGTGAAGACCACGCTACAGGGCGGGGTGCTACAGGAGATCGCGACGGCGACACGAGGGCGATATTTGAAACTGGGCTCGCAGCCATTGGCCGTATCCGTGGTGCGTGATCTACTTTCAGCCTTGCAGGCACAGACGAATGAGGCAAAGCAACTTGTGAAGCCTCTCGAACGTTTCCAATGGCCGTTGTCTATAGGTGTACTACTTCTTATGATTGCCTGGTCCCTCCGCTCTTCCTCCCCCCGCCGTCTAGCACCAGTGATGGCCCTCGTTTTTCTTGGGCTCGGCGACGTTTCTGCGACGGCTTCCGACGGACCTTTGTTGGCGGCCTGGGGTTCTGTTTTCGAGAGGAAAAAAGTGACTCCCGAAGAAGCTGAGGAAGCTCTGAAAGATGGGGATCACAAGCGGGCGGCGGATTTGTTTGGCAAGCTGATCAAGGAAGATCCGCCGGAGAGTGTGCGCTATCGTTATGCGCAGGCGCTGGGATATGCCTCGCATCAGTCGGAGGATTACGACCGCGCCATCGGGGCCTTTAGCAAGGCGCTGGAATCCGAGGAGACAACGGTGCAGAAGCAGGCACACCAGGGCCTGGCCCACAGCTTGTATGACCAAGGGGACCGGACCCTGGCCAAGCAGCCGAAATTTACCCTGAAGACCTGGAGAGACTCCTTGAAACACTTTGATGCTGCCTTGAAGCAGGATCCGGAAAATGAGCCGTTGAAGGAAAACCGTGAATTCGTGAAAAAGCGCCTGGATGAACTGCAGAAGCAGATCGATCAGCAAGAGCAGAAGGGTGACAAAGGGGACAAGGGCGATAAAAAGAAAGGTGAGAAGGGGGAGGAAGGTGAAGAGGGTGAGGAAGGCGAGGATGGAGAACAGGACGGCAAGGGCAAGAATGACAAGGACCGCAGCCGCAAGGAAAGCCTGGGCAAAAAGAAGGGTGAGGAGAAAGAAGAAGAACTGCCTGAGGGTGAGCTGCAAGCTGCCAACAAGGGAGAACCCAAGGAGGAAGAGGGCGAGCAGGCCCAAGAGGCTGAGGGCTCTGAAAATGAAACGGATGATGCCACCGGCTTCAGCCCCAATGAAGCGCGGGCCTTTCTGCGCACCTATGCGGATGATCAGAAGAAAGCGCAGATCGTGCGCCCGCGGGACCCGGCGGCCAACGGGAAGGACTGGTAACTGGAAATGAACATGATGGGATCCAAGACAAAACTGACATGCCTCCCGGCTCCGCTCCTCTGGCTTCAGGCCATGGCCATGCTGGTCATCGCAGGTGCGGCAGAAGCCGCCACGATCCGTGCCTACGTGCAGCCTGAAAAGGTGCGGCCTAACCAAGTGGTGTCGTATGTCATCACGGTGCAGGACGGGAGTGTGGAGCGCATGTCTGAACTGCGGCTGCCGTTGCAGCTCATCCAGAACACGGCGGTTTCCACCTCCCAGCAGTTCAGCATCACCAATGGCCGGCAGACTTCCTCCGTGCGTTTAACCTGGGGCATCTCCGCCAGTGAGCCGGGGGATTTTGTCATCCCGGCCCAGAGCCTCAAGGTCAACGGCCAGATGATGACGACCAATGAGGTGAAGCTGACCGTGGCCCAAGGCGGCGGAGATGAGGCCGTGGCGGCCGCCGATGATGCGAACAAACCCATCCTGCAACTGGAGCTGGGCAAGACGGAAATTTATCAGGGGGAGGTGATGCCGCTGAACTGCACCCTGTACATTCCACGCCAGACGCCTCTGCGGCGCATCGGGCTCGTTGACATTGAAAAGAGTGATTTTGCCATCGCCCGCTTTCCCCAGCAGAATGACCAGACGACGACAACCATCGACGGCGTGGGCTACGTTGTTTTGACTTTCCGCAGCACGCTCTCCTCCCTGCGGACGGGGGAACTGAAGGTCGGCCCTGCTTCCATGGAGCTTCTGGTGGAAGTGCCGGTGGAAGACAGCCCGCGCCAGAACATGTTTCCGCCCAATTTCCCGCCGGGCTTTTTCCCTCAGATGACGGAGCCGCGCAAGGTGGTGGTCCAAAGCCAGCCGGTGACTTTGCGTGTGCTGCCCATGCCTGCGGAAGGCAAGCCTGCGAACTTTAGCGGAGCGGTGGGAGATTTCATCCTCAGCGCCAGCGCCAGCCCTACAGAGCTGACGGTGGGAGATCCGGTGGCCGTGGAACTGATGGTGGAAGGGACGGGCAATTTCGATGCGTTGAACGCTCCTGCATTAACGGAGGAAAGCGGTTGGAAATCCTATCCGGCGAAGCGGTACAACATCGAAGGTCAGCTTGATCAAAACCAGGTGCCGACCTTGGATCGCAAGGTGGGCTACTCGCAGGTCTTCATCCCGGAAGCGGTGCATAAGGAGCTGCCGCCCTTTGAAATCAATTTCTTTAGCCCGACCAAAAAGCAGTATGTGACGCTGAAGACGGAGGCCATCCCGCTGAACATGAAACCTGCCCCGGTGACTGCGGCCAGTGAGTCGGCAGCCGGTGCAGCCGGGGAGGCTGTGCCACTGCCGCCGCTGCTGGTGCCGGACCCGCAGCCGGACATTACGGATATTTTGATCAATCCACCTGCCACCTCGCGCTGGCTGGTGCCCACGGGGAATCTGCTGCTGCGCAGCCCGACTTTCTGGACGGTGCAGGCAGTGCCTGTGGGGCTGCTTTTCCTGGCCAGTTTCCTGGCGATGGCGCGCAGGCGTCGTGAGGCCCTCATGGCTGGCCGTGCGGGTCAGCTGCGTGCAGCCTGGGCAGGGCTGGATCAAGGGTCTGTGGCGGACGGTGAATTCCTGCGTCGTGCGGCCCAGTTCATTCACACGGCCAAGGCGGGTGAGCCTGTGCAGGAGCCGGAACTGAAGACCATCCTGGACCGGTATGAGGGCAGCAACTTTGCGGCGGTGGCATCTGCCCCAGTGACGCCGGAGGAGCGCCGCCAGATCACCCAGACACTGAGCGGACTGTTTAACAAGGCTCTTTCAAAAGTAACCGCGCTAGTGATGCTGGGACTGCTCTGCTGTGGCACCCTGGGTGCGCAGGAGGCTAAGCCGGAAGTGGCGACGGCGGATGCTGTTTATCAGGAAGCGCTGGAGGAAATGACCAAGGGCAACTATGCCCGTGCTCAGTATCTGGCTGAATCTCTGACGAAAAAGAAACCGCCGCAGCTCAGCTCTGAGGTGTTTCAGCTCATCGGCCATGCGCGTTATCGGCAGGAAGATCCAGGCCGTGCGGTGCTGTGGTATCAGCGGGCGCAGCTCTTTGATCCCCGTGCACCGGAGCTGAGGCAGAACCTGCGGCATCTGTATGAAAAACTACGTTTTGTTTCCTATCCCTTCGAGTCTCCGCTGAGCCAGTGGAGCCTTTGGCTGACGCCGAATGAATGGCTGATCCTTGCCAGTGCGGGTTTTTGGCTAGTGTTGCTTTCTGCTGCCTGGCGCATCCTGGTGGGGCGCAAGGGGCTGCCGTGGGCGGTGGCTATGTCCCTCATTGGGATCTTTATCGCGGTGCCTGCCACGGCCTTTGCCTCCATCCGCCCGCTGGGTGCGGAGAGGGTGCGGGACATCTCCATCGTGACGATGCCAGAGGCGCGTGCCTATACAGGGGCGACGGTGACCTCGGGCACCGTGATGGATCTGCCAGCTGGGTCTCAGGTGCGGATTCTGGAAAAACGCGGTGCGTGGAATTATGTGGAAATCCCCAACCGGCCTGAGAATCTGCGCGGCTGGGTGGAAGGCGCGGCCATTACGCCCCTGTGGATTTGGGATGAGAAAATGGTGCCCTGAGATTTTTCAAAAGGTAAGGAATAACTTTGCGAATTTAGCGTCGTAATGTTGGAGCCGCGCCCCCATTGGGCGTAGCCCGCACCACCCTACCCATACCCACCCGTTCATGAAAGCCCTCCTCATCCTCTCCCTCGCCGCTGTCAGCCTTGGCCTTTCGAGCTGCGCCAACTGCTGCAAATCCAAGTCCGCTGCTTGCTGCAAGCCGGGCGACAGCAAGTGCGCGACCTGCGACAGCAAGAAGAAAATGTAATTTGAAAGCTGGCGCGTGTTTTGCGCCGCCTTGTCTTAGGAAACCGTCGTCGCCTCATGGAGTTCGAGCACCTCGTCCAGGAGCATTACCAGGGGCTTTACCGCTTCGCGCTGAGCCTTGCCCAGCGGGAAGCGGACGCGGCGGACCTGACTCAGCAGACGTTTTTACGCTGGGCGACCCGGGGCTTCCAGCTTCGGGACCGCAGCAAGGCGAAGACCTGGCTCTTCACCACTCTTTACCGTGAATTTTTAACTGGGAACCGACGGGCAGTCCGTTATCCGCATGTGGAACTGGCAGATGCGGAGCCTGAACTGCCGGTGGTGCAGGATCGCATGACGGAGGTGATGGACGGCCAGTCCGCCCTGAATGCCCTGAACCAACTGGATGAAACGTACCGTGTCCCGCTCATGCTTTTTTACCTCCAGCAGCACAGTTACCAGGAGATCGCCAGCATCCTGGATGTGCCCATCGGCACGGTGATGTCTCGCCTCTCGCGAGGGAAAGCCCAGTTACGCGAAAAACTTTCTGACCAGAGCCACGGAGAGACCCTCCCGTCCGAATCCCCCAAAGTGATCCCCTTCGAACCCGCCCAATCCAGCCGCCATGGATGACACCGAACTCCATTTACGACTGAGCGCCTGCCGCCCCAACGGCCAGGACAATGATGACCCGCTGATGCGCGAGGCCATGGAGAAACTGCCCCAGAGACCAGCGGTGATGGAGTGGTTTGCCCAGGAGCAGAGCTTTGACCTGGCCATGTGCAAATGCGTGGCGGAAGTGCCGGTGCCTGAGCATTTGCGCTCAGAGATTTTAGCTGCCTCGAAGATCCATACCCCGGTGCCGCGCTGGCAGCGCATGCCGTGGCTGGCGGCTGCTGCGATGGCAGCCCTGGCCGGGCTTATCGTTATCATTGCGGAGCCTGCGGCAGGCAGTGACCCCACGCTGGCTCAGTTCGAAACAGAAATCGTGGACCTCTTTGATACGATGAAGACTCAGGGTTTCGGCCTGGATCATGTGACGGGGGAGATTTCCAACGTCAGTGCGTGGCTGGGCACCCAGGGCGCACCGAAGCCGTATGTGGTGAAGCCTTGCACGAAAGAAGCGCGTCCTTTTGGCTGCCGCACGGTGACTTGGCGCGGCCAAAAGGTGGCCATGGTGTGCTTTGGCCGTGGGGACCAGGAGGCGCATCTGTTCGTAGTGCTGCGGGAATCCCTGAAGGATTTGCCAGAGGAAACTCCGAAGAAGGTGGAATGGGTGGACGGCTACCCGGTGGCCTCTTGGTCCTGCCGGAAGTATGTTTATGTGATGATGGGGGACTCCCCGGAGACCAATTTGGACGAGTTTCTGGTGGCCAGTTCAAATCTCGAATGACATGAGCTGGCGGGCTTTTTCCCGCTCCAGCACATCTGCCAGGGTGGTGCGTGTCAGCCAGGCATTGACGTCATCGCGCAGGCCGCCAAAGACCTGCCCCAGGCCGCAGCCGCCGGGGATGCCGCATTCACAGGTGCCGCCTGGGCGGTCCGTCAGGGCAGTGCAGGGCAGGGGTTCAAAAGGGCCATCAATGAGCTGGACGATCTCCCCCAGGCTGATGCGCAGAGGGGCTTTTTGAAACTGGTAGCCGCCGCCCACGCCGCGCTTGCTGCGCAGCATACCGCCATTTTTCAGCACCAGGAGGATCTGCTCCAGGAATTTGAGGGGGATGCGCTCACGGGTGGCGATATCCTGAATGGAAAAGGTGGATGTCTCAGGCGAGCGGGCCATCGCCAGCAAGGCGCGCATGGCATACTCGGCTTTGCGGGAGAGCTTCATGCGGGATGCGTTAGGAGGGCTTTGATTTTCAGGCAACCAGCAATGGCAGCAATTACGAAATTTTTTTTGACAACACGCCGCATTTCTGGCCAAACTCACGCTGTTCCTATGAAATGGATTTTACCCCTCCTCACTCTCGCCGCATTATCCTCCTGCACCACGAAGCCCTACATGGTAGGCAGCGTGAATGAGCAGTTCTATACCCGCTACCGTACGCCAGGTGCCGGGTATAA
The window above is part of the Prosthecobacter fusiformis genome. Proteins encoded here:
- a CDS encoding DUF58 domain-containing protein, with translation MLTTPDNDEQLTRILKRVRRIELITRGMVKETLGGQYHSRFKGQGIEFDDFREYQAGDDVRFLDWNVTARMDEPFVRKYIEERELTVMLVVDVSGSGDYGSQEDSKRERAAEVAAVFAFSAVQNQDKVGLILVSDRVEHYLPARKGSAHALRILRDILTIRPVSRKTNLAPALDTALERVAHRALVVLVSDFLTPDTVWEGNLRAVAAKHDVVAAQVTDPREWELPKAGRICLEDPESGEQFIVNTSHPAVRQQYARAISERQDALTRMLRKNGVERIDVRLDEDYAPAMKAYFRSRRRRKR
- a CDS encoding DUF4381 family protein; protein product: MMNFWLAQAPAAPPLQPLPHPELPEVFLPPAPLPVWIFIVGALFLVALLALVLWLLLRPKPPMAVEPKRPWQQAMNALKELATRARGLPPGAVSAEVSEILRGYFLERYKIPAPFRTTHEIFQGGGIPATSQRLHRYAPLAELWDQLSFAPVPASADESMELVAKAMTHLEEDRP
- a CDS encoding VWA domain-containing protein yields the protein MNIPFLRDIILERPEWLLALLALPLMMWWRGRIGKSPAVAFPTAFILRDLGFKAKSTHGGLTFGLILVSLAAAIVALARPQKVISHDEDNTEGIAICLTVDVSLSMLIEDFYIGGSPVNRLTAAKRVMRDFIRGRTSDRVGIVAFAGAPYQPCPLTLQRDWLESNLDRVQTGVMEDGTAIGSGLAMAARRLDKEKVPSKVIILLTDGANNSGKLSPLDAAKLAATLGQRIYTIAIGTPGVHMIPLPSGRIITSGRQEFDEGTLQEVARIGSGSFYMAQDLTALEEIFSTIDNLERTEIKRRSIVETEELFFVPAALAAALLGLALLLRLTFLNAAPVAVAT
- a CDS encoding VWA domain-containing protein, giving the protein MTRMTFANPDLLYFLLVLPVLAGLRLWSAMSAGQIVEKMTAPRLRHDLVVGVSSWRAGLIFGLQLAALGFFILAIAQPRWGEDKVIQVESGRNVILALDTSRSMLANDVAPDRMTRARLAAQDVLASLKTDRVGLIAFAGNAYLQAPLTTDHEAVVEAIQSLDFTSVPRGGSDLGKALKLAMDTFEKNPARNHGLILFSDGGEPNEQVREYALQAAKKNILVLTVGVGTEAGSLIPDPDPDRVGDYVRDRSGNVVKTTLQGGVLQEIATATRGRYLKLGSQPLAVSVVRDLLSALQAQTNEAKQLVKPLERFQWPLSIGVLLLMIAWSLRSSSPRRLAPVMALVFLGLGDVSATASDGPLLAAWGSVFERKKVTPEEAEEALKDGDHKRAADLFGKLIKEDPPESVRYRYAQALGYASHQSEDYDRAIGAFSKALESEETTVQKQAHQGLAHSLYDQGDRTLAKQPKFTLKTWRDSLKHFDAALKQDPENEPLKENREFVKKRLDELQKQIDQQEQKGDKGDKGDKKKGEKGEEGEEGEEGEDGEQDGKGKNDKDRSRKESLGKKKGEEKEEELPEGELQAANKGEPKEEEGEQAQEAEGSENETDDATGFSPNEARAFLRTYADDQKKAQIVRPRDPAANGKDW
- a CDS encoding BatD family protein; this translates as MMGSKTKLTCLPAPLLWLQAMAMLVIAGAAEAATIRAYVQPEKVRPNQVVSYVITVQDGSVERMSELRLPLQLIQNTAVSTSQQFSITNGRQTSSVRLTWGISASEPGDFVIPAQSLKVNGQMMTTNEVKLTVAQGGGDEAVAAADDANKPILQLELGKTEIYQGEVMPLNCTLYIPRQTPLRRIGLVDIEKSDFAIARFPQQNDQTTTTIDGVGYVVLTFRSTLSSLRTGELKVGPASMELLVEVPVEDSPRQNMFPPNFPPGFFPQMTEPRKVVVQSQPVTLRVLPMPAEGKPANFSGAVGDFILSASASPTELTVGDPVAVELMVEGTGNFDALNAPALTEESGWKSYPAKRYNIEGQLDQNQVPTLDRKVGYSQVFIPEAVHKELPPFEINFFSPTKKQYVTLKTEAIPLNMKPAPVTAASESAAGAAGEAVPLPPLLVPDPQPDITDILINPPATSRWLVPTGNLLLRSPTFWTVQAVPVGLLFLASFLAMARRRREALMAGRAGQLRAAWAGLDQGSVADGEFLRRAAQFIHTAKAGEPVQEPELKTILDRYEGSNFAAVASAPVTPEERRQITQTLSGLFNKALSKVTALVMLGLLCCGTLGAQEAKPEVATADAVYQEALEEMTKGNYARAQYLAESLTKKKPPQLSSEVFQLIGHARYRQEDPGRAVLWYQRAQLFDPRAPELRQNLRHLYEKLRFVSYPFESPLSQWSLWLTPNEWLILASAGFWLVLLSAAWRILVGRKGLPWAVAMSLIGIFIAVPATAFASIRPLGAERVRDISIVTMPEARAYTGATVTSGTVMDLPAGSQVRILEKRGAWNYVEIPNRPENLRGWVEGAAITPLWIWDEKMVP
- a CDS encoding RNA polymerase sigma factor, with amino-acid sequence MRRLVLGNRRRLMEFEHLVQEHYQGLYRFALSLAQREADAADLTQQTFLRWATRGFQLRDRSKAKTWLFTTLYREFLTGNRRAVRYPHVELADAEPELPVVQDRMTEVMDGQSALNALNQLDETYRVPLMLFYLQQHSYQEIASILDVPIGTVMSRLSRGKAQLREKLSDQSHGETLPSESPKVIPFEPAQSSRHG
- a CDS encoding RrF2 family transcriptional regulator, with amino-acid sequence MKLSRKAEYAMRALLAMARSPETSTFSIQDIATRERIPLKFLEQILLVLKNGGMLRSKRGVGGGYQFQKAPLRISLGEIVQLIDGPFEPLPCTALTDRPGGTCECGIPGGCGLGQVFGGLRDDVNAWLTRTTLADVLEREKARQLMSFEI